The following DNA comes from Holophagaceae bacterium.
TTTCTGGCAGAACGCACAGGCTAAGCCGCTGAGCCCCTTCAAAGAATTGAACGAGGTGAACCGGCTCATCGTCGGAGGTGATTGGAAAACAGCTTTGAACCGATTGCGCGCACTGACGGAAATCTTCCCCGAGGAACCCCACGCATGGGTGCTGATCGGTCAGCGTGGCCTTGAAACGGGCCGCCAGGACTGGATTCGCGAGGCCCTTCCACACGTCGCAGATGAAGGATCCAGACTGTTGTTCGAAGCTTCGCTAGGTGAAATGATCGAACCTCCGCCACCGGCTCTCCATCCAGAGCAGCGCCTGCTATGGGAGTTCCACCGCCTGCTTCGGGGCCATGCGGAATCACAAGATTTTTGGAGCGCATGGGGGGCCTGCCCCAGCCATTTTTTGCGGCTTGAAGCGGGCCTCGCCCTGCTCGAAGCGCGGGAAAGCGAACGGAATCCATCGGTGCTGCTGGCGCTTCAGGCCATCGCGGACCGCGCCGCCATGAAGCATCACCAGGATCGCCTCGGCCTCCTATGGCCCTCACCGGTATTGGGTTTGGAACAGGATCCAAAGGAATTGCTATGCCGCTGGCTCTCGGCGCGCGCCCGCCCGACCTGGCTGCTCTGGGGAGATCCCATGGAAACCATGGGCCATGGAGAGGTGCCGCCCGAGGGGCTGCTGAGCCGCCTGCGCCAGGACGGGCAGGTGGCGCCGTGCGAGCTGCGGGGATGGATCTGGTGGGGCTTCCCCTTGCACTGGGAAGGCGCCGCCGTGGGCTCGGCGCTGCTGGCCTTGAAACCCGGCGAGTCGTTGGAGCCGCCATTGGACCCGCAACTGCTTGCCCCATGGCTCGCGAAACTGAATCCCGGCGTCCGGCCTGAGCCCGTTCCCGAGGGCGGGGAACTGCTCATGGACGGCAGCGACCCCATGGCCACCCTGCTCCGCGAATTGGTGCGGGTGGCGCCATCGGAGCTCCCGGTGCTCATCCTCGGTCCCACCGGCAGCGGGAAGGAACTCACCGCGCGGGAACTGCACCGGCGGTCCGGCCGGCCGGGTCCCTTGGTTCCCGTCAACTGCTCGGCCTTTTCAGAGAGCCTGATGGAATCGGAGCTGTTCGGCCATGTGAAGGGCGCCTTCACGGGCGCGGCATCGGATCGCAAGGGCGCCATCGAGAGCGCTCAGGCGGGAACGCTTTTCCTCGATGAAGTGGCGGACCTCTCGCCTCGCCTGCAATCCCTGCTGCTCCGGGTCATCCAGGAACACGAGGTGCGGAAAGTCGGCAGCGACCGCTCCGTGCGGGTGGATGTGCGCTTCGTGTCTGCGACCCATCGGCCCCTGGAGGAACTGGCCGCCGCCGGCGCCTTCCGGCGCGACCTGCTGTACCGCCTGCAGGGCACCTCGCTGCGCTTGCCGAGTTTGAGGGAACGCAGCCATGAGTTCCCCTATCTGATGCCGCGGCTGGTTTCCATGATCGCAAAGGCGAGCAAGCGGAAAGCGCCGGAACTGGCCACCGGACTCGCCCAATCCCTGGCCAGGCTGCCCTGGCCCGGCAACGTGCGGGAACTCCGCCATGCCATCGAACGCGCGCTGCTGCGCTGCGGAGAGGGGCCATTGAAGCTGGAGCATTTCCCGGAACTCCAGCAGCCGGAATTCCAGTCGAGATCCTGGGAAGAGGCCACCCATGGCTTCCAGCGGCGCCTGCTGCTGGAAACCCTGCGCCGCTGCGGTTTCCGCGCTGCCGAGGCTGCAGAAACATTAGGCATCGCCCGCCCCGCCCTCTACACCGCCGCCAAGCGCCTGGACATCGATCTCGTGGCCGAACGAAGAAATTGGAATCCAGACGGGGCCTAGCGCCTAGCCGCGGCCTCGTCTCACGTCCTTCTTCCGAAGCTCCGCTCCAGTTCCCCCAGGGTGAGTTTCTTGATGATCGGCCGGCCATGAGGGCAAGTCTGCGGGACCTCGCAATCCATCAGGTCCTGGATGAGCTGCAGGGCCAGTTCCGGGGGGAGCACATGATGCTTCTTGATGGCGGCGCGGCAGGCGAGCTCGGCGTTGAGGTCCTTGCGGAAGGCGTCCAGATCCGCGCTGCCGCCCGCTTCCAGGCGATCCAGCAGATCCTCCAACAGCGACTGCGGGTCGCGGTCCGACAAGAAGTCCGGAAGGCCCCGCACCACCAGCGCTTCGCCGCCGAAATCCTCGGCCTCGACGCCCACGCGGTTCAATTCTTCCAGGAAAGGCCTCAGTCGGGACAAGGCCGCAGGCCCGAAGTGGACGACCTTGGGCGGCAACAGCGGTTGGACTGCCGGCCGATGATGGCGGAGAAACAGACGCTCGAACAGGATGCGTTCGTGGGCCACGTGCTGATCCAGGATCCACAATTCCGGATCGCCGTCGCCACGGACTTCTGCGAGCAGGTAGGTGTTTTCGAATGCCCCGAGGTATTTGATTTCCTGGCCTGCCTCCACGTACCCCACGGATTCAGCAGCGCCCGTGGAGGATGTGCCGAAGGCGTATTCACGTTCCAGATCGGCCCCGGCACCCGGGTGGAAGGCCGACGCCAGCGCATCCACGGCCCCCCTCGCGCTTTCCTGCCAAAGGCGCGGGTGTTGCGGTTCCTGCCGTGCCGGCACCGGCAGCTCGAATTCGCTTTCCTGGGGTTTGGGCGGCATCTCCAGCACGCTCGCCAGGCCGCCCCGGAGCTGTTCCCAGGCTTCGCGCGCCGCGCGGCTCACGAAGGGAAAAATGCGGTTGGGCTCCCGGAACCGCACTTCGGCTTTCGTGGGGTGCACATTCACATCCACGGCCTCGCTTGGAATCTCAAGGTAGAGGACCGCCGCCGGATAGGCGCCTTTCGGGAAGAAACCCTGCCAGGCCTCGGAAAGCGCCGCCAGCAGCAAGCGGTCGCGCACGCTCCGGCCATTCACGAAGAGATAAAGATGATTGCGGTCGCGGAAGCTCAGATCCGGTTTCGAGAGGTAGCCGTGAAGCGACCAGGGCGCTTCGCCGCTACGGAAAGGAACCATTCCCGACATTTTTTCGCCCAGCAACGGCCCCAACCGCGCACCGGCTTCCGCCACCGGCGGCAAGACCGTGGACCCTCCGCGATCACTGCGCAACGTCCAATGGACATCGGGTGTCGCGAGAGCCAGGCGGGTAGCCACGCCCCATAGATGCGCATGCTCCGTGTCAGTGGATTTTAGGAACCGCTTCCGCGCAGGCAGCTGGGCGAAAAGATCGCGAATGGCCACCGTGGTGCCGCGGCTGCGGGGCGCCGGCTGGACCTCCTTGATGATCCCGAATTCCGAACGCAGGCGATGCCCGTCGCCTTCGTTTTCGGCGCTGTGCAGCTCGAAGCGGGCCACCGAGGCGATGGATGGCAGAGCCTCCCCGCGGAATCCGAAACTCGAGAGATGGGTCAGATCCTCCGCCGTGCGGACCTTGCTCGTGGCGTGGCGTTCCAATGCCAGGTAGAGCTCGTCCCGCGCCATGCCGCAGCCGTCGTCCGCCACGGACAGCAACCGCTTCCCTCCTTCTTCCCAGGCGATCTCCAGCCGGGTGGCTCCAGCGTCCAGGGCGTTCTCCACCAGCTCCTTCAAGACTGACGCCGGCCGTTCCACGACCTCGCCCGCCGCGATCTGGTTCGCGACTTGATCGGTGAGAACGCGGATTTTCGGCATCGCTCCAGTCTAATCGGCCTGTGGGCTGTTGGCGTTGGGCTATCAGCTATCAGCAATGAGCAATGAGCTGACATGGAGGCGCCTCCGGCGAGCCATTAGTAAGGTCGCGGCCTTTGGCCGCATCCCCATAAAGCTGACACTCATGGCTCATGGCTCTCACGATGGATTCAGCGAGACATCCCCGTCCGGGACTTCCACGACCCGCGGCTGCTTCAAGGCCGCCAACTGGTGGATGCCGTAACCGGCCAGGAACAGCAGATTCAAGACGCCGTGGATCCAGGCGAAGGCCAACCGTGAATTTGGTTCCACGGCCACCTGCACGGCGTAGCCGCTCAGCAGCATGGGAGCCAGGATCAGCGCGAGCGCAACGCCGGTCGCCCGGCCGCCGGGCCGGCCGCTGCGCCACATGGGCAGCACGTGCCCTCGCACCAGCATTCCCAGAGTGAAGACCAGCAGGGGGCCTGCGAGGACGTGCAGATGCTGCAGCGTGGCTTGCAGGGGATGCGCTTCCAACCCGAACTCCCCCGCGCGCTGCCCGTAGTAGCGCAGCCATCCGTAGAGCAATCCGGTGGCGCCCGTGAGCAGCGCGGCGAGGTTCAGGCTCCAGCGTTCCAGGCTTGTCATTTTTTTTCACCGTAGAGAACCTGCCAAAGCGCCAGGCAGCGGCGGGAGGCGCTGGTGAGGGCGTTGGCCGTGAGGGTCGCTCCGCTTAGAGGGCGGATGCCATGCTTGAGGCTCAACTCGTCATCCAATTTGCGGCCCGCGAGCTGCTGCTTCCAGGCCTCCTTCGCCATGTATTCCTGAGGCTCGTGGAACTGGATGACCTCCACGCGAAGCACCCGGCCTTCGCTCGATACCGCCACCATCACTGTTTCATTCAGCGTCCGCACGCGGTGCGTATCGAAAAAGGCCACTCCCAAGGCCTTGCCATCCTTCGCGGCC
Coding sequences within:
- the mutL gene encoding DNA mismatch repair endonuclease MutL — protein: MPKIRVLTDQVANQIAAGEVVERPASVLKELVENALDAGATRLEIAWEEGGKRLLSVADDGCGMARDELYLALERHATSKVRTAEDLTHLSSFGFRGEALPSIASVARFELHSAENEGDGHRLRSEFGIIKEVQPAPRSRGTTVAIRDLFAQLPARKRFLKSTDTEHAHLWGVATRLALATPDVHWTLRSDRGGSTVLPPVAEAGARLGPLLGEKMSGMVPFRSGEAPWSLHGYLSKPDLSFRDRNHLYLFVNGRSVRDRLLLAALSEAWQGFFPKGAYPAAVLYLEIPSEAVDVNVHPTKAEVRFREPNRIFPFVSRAAREAWEQLRGGLASVLEMPPKPQESEFELPVPARQEPQHPRLWQESARGAVDALASAFHPGAGADLEREYAFGTSSTGAAESVGYVEAGQEIKYLGAFENTYLLAEVRGDGDPELWILDQHVAHERILFERLFLRHHRPAVQPLLPPKVVHFGPAALSRLRPFLEELNRVGVEAEDFGGEALVVRGLPDFLSDRDPQSLLEDLLDRLEAGGSADLDAFRKDLNAELACRAAIKKHHVLPPELALQLIQDLMDCEVPQTCPHGRPIIKKLTLGELERSFGRRT
- a CDS encoding sigma-54-dependent Fis family transcriptional regulator yields the protein MTLRAAWLGHWKPPWPLTRGRKWGDLPWALFAISEAWLMGGRNGRWPRCEWEARRPFGPRPTSLPGQWDAQPAHEWISLLRHGSAKIPAQVKGPKDDPLLTWCWSALLEGDGAPFMAYGSVLLDRATRQRWIPLLGAADGSGRLHLPPFLDVLVPEAYKNLPQDWWPFLLRSLDADGNLLPEGALGEVPFDRLRPFLGQFSLRELPDSLRDCVGASWLQELSDGQWMIAPQVRAFARGGGPSTGLCPASLALGDEPDGSFRELLDGGVPSKHPDGWTSIISADLSGSPRPSCPGPSNDPTWDRLRVRWGADLPETVAGYPGWGSCAHPCSDPFHWMAEGRRAYFAQDLETALHAFTLAHAHFERLDSPFWSDRAAANAELAALHWADHQNLPFWQNAQAKPLSPFKELNEVNRLIVGGDWKTALNRLRALTEIFPEEPHAWVLIGQRGLETGRQDWIREALPHVADEGSRLLFEASLGEMIEPPPPALHPEQRLLWEFHRLLRGHAESQDFWSAWGACPSHFLRLEAGLALLEARESERNPSVLLALQAIADRAAMKHHQDRLGLLWPSPVLGLEQDPKELLCRWLSARARPTWLLWGDPMETMGHGEVPPEGLLSRLRQDGQVAPCELRGWIWWGFPLHWEGAAVGSALLALKPGESLEPPLDPQLLAPWLAKLNPGVRPEPVPEGGELLMDGSDPMATLLRELVRVAPSELPVLILGPTGSGKELTARELHRRSGRPGPLVPVNCSAFSESLMESELFGHVKGAFTGAASDRKGAIESAQAGTLFLDEVADLSPRLQSLLLRVIQEHEVRKVGSDRSVRVDVRFVSATHRPLEELAAAGAFRRDLLYRLQGTSLRLPSLRERSHEFPYLMPRLVSMIAKASKRKAPELATGLAQSLARLPWPGNVRELRHAIERALLRCGEGPLKLEHFPELQQPEFQSRSWEEATHGFQRRLLLETLRRCGFRAAEAAETLGIARPALYTAAKRLDIDLVAERRNWNPDGA
- a CDS encoding FMN-binding protein, whose translation is MRTAVLVFMAATSLAAALPTREGALKLAFPGATFTRKEHFLTEAQGTKVKQLSKEDLPGLWWIAYEAAKDGKALGVAFFDTHRVRTLNETVMVAVSSEGRVLRVEVIQFHEPQEYMAKEAWKQQLAGRKLDDELSLKHGIRPLSGATLTANALTSASRRCLALWQVLYGEKK